From one Populus alba chromosome 17, ASM523922v2, whole genome shotgun sequence genomic stretch:
- the LOC118048713 gene encoding heat stress transcription factor A-5, translating into MEAGSSPSAAAGGGPAPFLIKTYDMVDDSSTDEIVSWSSNKNSFVVWNPPEFARLLLPTFFKHNNFSSFIRQLNTYGFRKIDPEKWEFANEDFLKDQKHLLKNIHRRKPIHSHSNPQGSLVDPERAAYEEEIDKLSRDKAKLEASILGFSQQRSSAKLHVEDLTQRIDTMQQRQEKLLSFLEKAVQNPAFVEHLACKIESMDFSAYSKKRRLPQVDHSMPTAENSFVENHCSSRPESNVIHQDFSNKLRLELSPAVSDINLISRSTQSSNEDGGSPQRKISEGNPKDGPTRTSGLLLAPETLELSDTGTSYTFKVNPAVPRDLPASGSQAQHSLQANLTSNEEVDGLISCQLNLTLASSALQVNQNPYLARMPPLRQEIVKSPESRFNESNKDSDMRVIQNMNLGNEGTTLSSSQETPTNNQVPASAPARVNDGFWEQFLTERPGSSENEEASSNYQANSYDEQDERRLGFGVPRNAKNMEQLSL; encoded by the exons ATGGAAGCGGGATCATCGCCATCCGCTGCCGCCGGCGGAGGACCGGCGCCGTTCTTGATAAAGACATATGACATGGTGGATGATTCATCGACTGACGAGATTGTGTCTTGGAGTTCGAACAAAAACAGCTTTGTCGTATGGAACCCTCCAGAATTCGCCAGATTGTTGCTTCCTACATTTTTCAAGCACAATAATTTCTCTAGCTTTATCAGACAATTAAATACCTAT GGATTTAGAAAGATTGATCCTGAGAAATGGGAATTTGCCAATGAAGATTTTTTGAAAGATCAAAAGCATCTGCTTAAGAACATCCACAGAAGAAAACCAATCCACAGTCACAGCAACCCTCAAGGTTCTTTAGTGGATCCAGAAAGAGCAGCATATGAGGAAGAAATAGACAAGCTTTCACGTGATAAAGCCAAACTCGAGGCAAGTATTCTAGGGTTTTCACAGCAGCGGTCATCTGCAAAGCTTCATGTGGAAGATCTAACACAGAGGATAGATACTATGCAGCAGAGGCAGGAAAAGTTGCTGTCGTTCTTAGAGAAGGCTGTTCAAAACCCTGCTTTTGTTGAACATCTTGCTTGTAAGATTGAATCTATGGATTTTTCAGCATATAGCAAGAAGAGACGACTGCCTCAAGTTGATCACTCAATGCCAACTGCAGAAAATAGTTTTGTCGAAAATCACTGTAGTTCTAGACCTGAGTCTAATGTCATCCATCAAGATTTCTCAAATAAGTTGAGGCTGGAATTATCACCAGCTGTTTcagatattaatttgatttcacGTAGTACGCAGAGCTCCAATGAAGACGGGGGAAGCCCACAAAGGAAAATATCTGAAGGGAATCCAAAAGATGGACCTACTAGGACATCAGGTTTACTATTGGCACCTGAAACATTGGAACTTTCGGATACTGGGACATCGTATACATTTAAAGTGAATCCTGCTGTCCCAAGAGACTTACCAGCAAGTGGGAGCCAAGCACAACATTCACTGCAGGCGAATTTGACTTCCAATGAAGAAGTTGATGGCCTTATTTCCTGTCAATTGAACCTAACTCTGGCATCTTCTGCATTGCAAGTCAACCAAAATCCTTATTTAGCTAGGATGCCTCCACTACGTCAGGAAATTGTCAAATCTCCAGAATCAAGGTTTAACGAGAGTAACAAAGATTCGGACATGCGAGTTATTCAGAACATGAATCTGGGTAATGAGGGCACAACTTTATCCTCCTCCCAGGAGACCCCAACTAACAATCAAGTGCCTGCATCAGCTCCAGCTAGAGTCAATGATGGTTTCTGGGAACAGTTCCTAACTGAAAGACCGGGCTCTTCTGAAAATGAAGAGGCAAGTTCTAATTACCAAGCAAACTCTTATGATGAGCAGGATGAAAGAAGGTTAGGTTTCGGAGTGCCAAGAAATGCTAAAAACATGGAGCAGCTCTCTCTATGA